From Coffea arabica cultivar ET-39 chromosome 2e, Coffea Arabica ET-39 HiFi, whole genome shotgun sequence, the proteins below share one genomic window:
- the LOC140036332 gene encoding protein ANTI-SILENCING 1-like, which yields MPNFLELKEEEALEFSWGHKRCLGGTYNGVQFYDSFTYDGIEYSLYDCVYMWADDQREPYIGKLVKIWETASHKKKVKVVWFFRPIEIAHWLGDIKPLKTEIFLATGEGKGLFNLNPLEAISGKCKVVCVSKDPRNAQPTEDDLRNADYIFYRTFDVGSCKVSTAFADQVAGIEVKHYFNSRKVQKSILDTENVANFPVKDGTPARVKMKFSDTSASTDVPEIQAQKRRKVEGSLGYKEKLDVKDPFGKNISMSKGVNTNDKASKDPHQLGQNKGMKSDSQVMEVTSRLDTDSSKWFKIQSWDDRMNAAHEKGTLVLFENLDPSYTSTEVEDIVFHVFNQQVSAKMIQHSPFSRPNYGQAFVIFKTRDAADVVISQLKRRCLMLGDRRPVVGCRAKPTDPRNPPKFFGHISIPKLRLQKQHEDMRNAVSTPHYSQSNTVEFDMAMEWCSLYGRSKLWWEALHQEQAKETEALRNEIKIHCDDPTSPKGEPKGIGGPPA from the exons ATGCCGAACTTTCTGGAGTTAAAAGAGGAAGAGGCTCTTGAATTTAGTTGGGGTCACAAAAGGTGTCTTGGTGGCACTTACAATGGTGTCCAGTTTTATGATTCATTCACTTATGATGGCATCGAGTACTCTCTTTATGATTGTGTCTACATGTGGGCTGATGATCAACGTGAACCTTACATTGGTAAGCTTGTTAAAATATGGGAGACGGCAAGCCACAAAAAGAAAGTGAAAGTTGTGTGGTTTTTCCGTCCCATTGAGATAGCACATTGGTTAGGAGATATCAAGCCACTCAAGACTGAGATATTCTTAGCTACTGGGGAGGGAAAAGGCCTTTTCAATCTCAATCCTTTG GAAGCAATTTCTGGGAAGTGCAAAGTTGTTTGTGTGTCAAAAGACCCAAGAAATGCTCAACCAACGGAAGACGATTTGAGGAATGCTGATTACATATTTTACCGTACTTTCGACGTGGGAAGCTGCAAGGTGTCGACTGCTTTTGCTGACCAAGTTGCTGGCATTGAAG TGAAGCATTACTTCAATTCAAGAAAGGTTCAAAAGTCAATCCTTGATACTGAAAACGTAGCAAATTTTCCTGTGAAGGATGGGACACCTGCTAGAGTTAAAATGAAGTTTTCAGATACTTCTGCATCTACTGATGTGCCTGAGATTCAGGCACAGAAGAGGAGGAAAGTTGAAGGCTCTTTAG GGTACAAGGAAAAATTGGATGTCAAGGATCCTTTCGGGAAGAATATAAGTATGTCGAAAGGAGTTAATACCAATGACAAAGCTAGCAAGGACCCTCACCAACTTGGACAAAACAAAGGCATGAAGAGCGATAGCCAAGTTATGGAAGTAACAAGCAGGCTGGATACG GATTCAAGCAAATGGTTCAAGATCCAA TCTTGGGATGACAGAATGAATGCAGCTCATGAGAAGGGCACACTTGTCTTATTTGAGAATCTGGACCCATCCTATACGTCCACAGAAGTCGAG GATATTGTGTTTCATGTATTCAACCAACAAGTTAGTGCAAAGATGATACAACACAGCCCATTTTCCAGACCAAATTATG GACAAGCATTTGTCATATTCAAAACAAGAGATGCTGCAGATGTTGTCATCTCTCAGCTAAAAAGGAGATGTCTTATGTTGGGTGATCGAAG ACCTGTTGTGGGTTGTCGAGCAAAACCGACAGATCCTCGTAATCCACCAAAGTTTTTTGGCCATATTTCTATTCCCAAACTTCGGCTACAGAAGCAGCATGAAGATATG AGAAATGCAGTTTCAACACCACATTACTCTCAGAGCAATACCGTTGAATTTGATATGGCCATGGAATGGTGTTCACTCTATGGACGATCAAAACTATGGTGGGAAGCTTTGCATCAG GAACAAGCAAAGGAGACTGAAGCTCTAAGAAACGAGATCAAGATtcattgtgacgaccccacttctcccaagggcgaacccaagggtatcggcgggccgcctgcctag